In Lolium perenne isolate Kyuss_39 chromosome 5, Kyuss_2.0, whole genome shotgun sequence, the sequence agtatcatcagctcgtaggttccttgctcttttccttttctatttgaagaattttattttgccttgctttttatgctgccactattttgtcacggtgatgatgaagaaacaccaactttagatgtggctgctcgaacgagcacgtcacatactttagttatttcagaaaaaccggttgaaggggaggaatcgtcgcctcctcaacaaaatgttgatacatctactcctccttcgagcccccgtgccccttcaccaaaaagggcacgggttgaaaagattgttgatcctgcccctcagttgggcagttcgtcgactctgctcttagatgatgtaagtttgtcggcatctatattttccttattttgttttttcacaccttttctctttttcatgccgacgtttcttttgatgtacttacctttgaacagccaatgatcaaagagcttcttcggatcgggtcccaatttgttgggtaccgtgaatatgcttgcgagccgaaggtaacgacttttatacttgctatttttctttgactttctattcctgttgcttgtcgctattttttgaactttcttttctttctttttcatatctcgacagaaaaactttcgagaggccaacgaacgtgtcgacgcacttgctcaaaaactcgagcaaagtgaggcggctcgcaagaaagctgaacttgctgctagcaaagccaaggccgaggttgatgaagccaaggtgaaagctgctagtgtcgaggagctgcagagaaggctcaaagatgccgaatctgccttagatgagcagaaaactgcacaaactgtgcgtgaacaagagatcatcaagcgtctgaagtcgcaaagtcgacgtacgctgagtaatatcatcaaccccttctattgtacttcctgtttcttggtttttgactaatggtttgtctcgtgtggcagcccaaacaaaccaagattttgatctggagaatcccgtcaatgaccctctccttgatgcactttctcttctggagttccatgggcgcgaaattcgtgaaggcgtggccaatgccagtgcaagtttgtcggcgttgttcccctacttcttcccgaagaaagaggaaccttcgactttccttgcccttgccaagcttttcaattcgtcggaagacctgggattgaagatgcgtcagagaatatgaaggttgctttgtcgaaatcttgttgccctggttgctgacagccaacagacgcttgattggatgaaggttggcgacaccagccagatagagcattcgagatggaggtcgctgatcaaggcagccaagcccaacactaagaagatcttggcgtatctggggatcaagccagcttcgactcctagctcctcgaggccggaggtctagttgcatgcctccttgtttctttttctgtttcttttgcttttgttgcCAAAGTAGTTGTTTTGGCGACACTCATTTCTTTAGCTCTACTGTAGTGCCCTTGTAATGattccaagaaattaatgaaaaactctatctgtcatttgatgttgtcttgtctaaatttcagttgatatttgataactatactccaacttccgctccttccaatgtatcgccttcttctcgtgcgaggagagcttttgctgatactgcacctgtcgacgataccttgtcgcaagaactggatgaacttcggcagcaacttcagtatgcgaagaagcaaacacttgtgatgatggagcaatctcgtaagtcatctgaagccgaaaaaattgctcttcaacaagctcacgaagccgtggctgctaaggaaattgctgcttccgaggctgaaaaggcaactactcgagaaaatttcatgctcgaattaatgaatgaagccagtgcagatatgtcgggtatgcctgtttcgtcCGCTGATATTTTTTATCTTCATGCTACTGTTTCTtagaggtttccacttctttgttttgataggtgcctttgttgatgctgctgccgaggaagagagggtaaatgctaggacaaccctccttgttaatctttccctggaccatggttcgttgttttgggctaccccagagaggacccgccaaattgtcagatttcaagatcgcgcctctcaaactcgcgatttccttgacttctgtaccaagaccttgtccatggtttacaactccatgtttcctcggagcgtccaaccaaaaactcttcctgaattgatggaaaggttcaaggatgctcgcagtatccatgattttgtcaaagctcaactagtagctggcgccagatttgctcttatcatgctccaaatctgccactcgaagcttgaccttacccaggttgtcgagaaggttcaccaaaaagtaaaacgtcggagagttggtgttgacaggattaacacgaaggttacgcctatagccgaagaaatgattgaagacctacttcggatggatgccgacttttttgccgatggccattatgccgattttcttggtgctgctcctgaggaaaacagggttactcttgatgacatattgaatcaagactagttagtttcttcttgtagatattttttctttgtaatccatgactatattgtaa encodes:
- the LOC139831231 gene encoding uncharacterized protein, with translation MKVGDTSQIEHSRWRSLIKAAKPNTKKILAYLGIKPASTPSSSRPELIFDNYTPTSAPSNVSPSSRARRAFADTAPVDDTLSQELDELRQQLQYAKKQTLVMMEQSRKSSEAEKIALQQAHEAVAAKEIAASEAEKATTRENFMLELMNEASADMSGAFVDAAAEEERVNARTTLLVNLSLDHGSLFWATPERTRQIVRFQDRASQTRDFLDFCTKTLSMVYNSMFPRSVQPKTLPELMERFKDARSIHDFVKAQLVAGARFALIMLQICHSKLDLTQVVEKVHQKVKRRRVGVDRINTKVTPIAEEMIEDLLRMDADFFADGHYADFLGAAPEENRVTLDDILNQD